Proteins from a single region of Deltaproteobacteria bacterium:
- a CDS encoding helix-turn-helix transcriptional regulator: protein MPETTRSLIRTLRQQLGMTQEEFAHQIAVTVSTVNRWENSHAEPSKLAWKAIRDLATQRGLPTDTGTASGTY from the coding sequence ATGCCTGAGACCACGCGCAGCCTGATCCGCACTCTCCGCCAGCAGCTCGGCATGACGCAAGAGGAGTTCGCGCACCAGATCGCGGTCACCGTCTCGACCGTCAACCGGTGGGAGAACTCGCATGCCGAGCCCTCGAAGCTCGCCTGGAAGGCGATCCGCGACCTGGCGACGCAGCGCGGCCTGCCGACGGACACGGGAACCGCGAGCGGAACGTACTGA
- a CDS encoding LLM class flavin-dependent oxidoreductase: protein MKFDLLYELQAPKPHDERSEYRCYHEALEQIELADRLGYDTVWEVEHHFLNEFAHSSAPEVFLAAVAQRTRRIRLGHGVVLLPHKFNHPIRVAERVAALDILSDGRVEFGTGRSSQFEQAGFEVDTELSREMWQESLEMIPRMWTEDPFEYAGRFVSVPPRSILPKPLQKPHPPIWMAATSPQSWEIAGGNGIGILGLTLFVSVPQLADRVRAYRAALAHAKPVGRFVNDRVGAFTIVHVAETHEAAVANGGTEAAINYLLYAFRVLGGFADPSGRGMQREYAELEIKSTPYRDLIAREYPIIVKMQRGECTFEDLDREDMVIVGDVDHCVRKVERYQKAGLDHFIALMQADRIPHAKVMRSIELFAKEIMPRFRG, encoded by the coding sequence ATGAAATTCGACCTCCTCTACGAGCTGCAGGCCCCGAAGCCGCACGACGAGCGCAGCGAGTATCGCTGCTATCACGAGGCGCTCGAGCAGATCGAGCTCGCCGACCGGCTCGGCTACGACACGGTGTGGGAGGTGGAGCACCACTTCCTGAACGAGTTCGCGCACTCCTCCGCCCCCGAGGTGTTCCTCGCCGCGGTCGCGCAGCGCACGAGGCGCATCCGCCTCGGGCACGGCGTCGTCCTCCTGCCGCACAAGTTCAACCACCCGATCCGCGTCGCCGAGCGCGTCGCGGCGCTCGACATCCTCTCCGACGGGCGGGTCGAGTTCGGCACCGGCCGCTCGAGCCAGTTCGAGCAGGCGGGCTTCGAGGTGGACACCGAGCTCTCGCGCGAGATGTGGCAGGAGTCGCTCGAGATGATCCCGCGCATGTGGACGGAGGACCCGTTCGAGTACGCGGGGCGGTTCGTCTCGGTGCCGCCGCGGAGCATCCTCCCGAAGCCGCTCCAGAAGCCGCATCCGCCCATCTGGATGGCGGCCACCAGCCCGCAGTCCTGGGAGATCGCCGGCGGCAACGGGATCGGCATCCTCGGCCTCACCCTCTTCGTGAGCGTCCCCCAGCTCGCCGACCGCGTGCGCGCCTACCGCGCCGCGCTCGCACACGCGAAGCCGGTCGGGAGGTTCGTCAACGACAGGGTGGGCGCGTTCACGATCGTGCACGTGGCCGAGACGCACGAGGCGGCGGTCGCGAACGGCGGCACCGAGGCCGCGATCAACTATCTCCTCTACGCCTTCCGCGTCCTCGGCGGCTTCGCCGACCCGAGCGGGCGCGGCATGCAGCGCGAGTACGCCGAGCTCGAGATCAAGTCGACGCCCTACCGCGATCTCATCGCCAGGGAGTACCCGATCATCGTCAAGATGCAGCGCGGCGAATGCACCTTCGAGGACCTCGACCGGGAGGACATGGTGATCGTCGGCGACGTCGACCACTGCGTGCGCAAGGTCGAGCGCTACCAGAAGGCGGGACTCGACCACTTCATCGCGCTCATGCAGGCCGACCGCATCCCGCACGCGAAGGTGATGCGCTCGATCGAGCTGTTCGCGAAGGAGATCATGCCGCGCTTCCGCGGCTGA
- a CDS encoding alpha/beta hydrolase, with the protein MTASPADGTTSLNGLRFHFLDWGTRGEPPTLLLHGGAQTAHSWDEVAPDLARDHHVLALDQRGHGDTEWAPGGRYRRDDFVADIRAFLDDRNWERATLVALSLGGLNSIAFAATHPERIAGLVVVDVTPTISQTGGKAIAAQLQVRDFASFEEAVARAQAFNPLRSAENIRARLRHALRQGADGRWSYKFDPGIGGGGLEADFERLWEQVRQIRCPTLLVRGAQSAILSREAAARFVRELAGSTVVEVPGAGHSVMGDNPSGFIGAVRPFLARHRL; encoded by the coding sequence ATGACCGCCTCCCCCGCCGACGGCACGACGAGCCTGAACGGGCTGCGCTTCCACTTCCTCGACTGGGGCACCCGGGGCGAGCCGCCCACGCTCCTCCTCCACGGCGGCGCGCAGACCGCGCACAGCTGGGACGAGGTCGCGCCCGACCTGGCGCGCGACCACCACGTGCTCGCCCTCGACCAGCGCGGCCACGGCGACACCGAGTGGGCGCCCGGGGGCCGCTACCGCCGCGACGACTTCGTGGCCGACATCCGCGCCTTCCTCGACGACCGGAACTGGGAGCGCGCGACGCTCGTGGCGCTCAGCCTGGGCGGCCTCAATTCGATCGCCTTCGCGGCGACCCACCCGGAGCGGATCGCCGGCCTGGTCGTGGTCGACGTCACACCCACCATCTCGCAGACGGGCGGCAAGGCGATCGCGGCGCAGCTCCAGGTGCGGGACTTCGCGTCGTTCGAGGAGGCAGTCGCGCGCGCCCAGGCGTTCAACCCCCTCCGCTCGGCCGAGAACATCCGCGCCCGCCTCCGCCACGCGCTCCGCCAGGGCGCCGACGGCCGCTGGAGCTACAAGTTCGACCCCGGCATCGGCGGCGGTGGGCTGGAGGCGGACTTCGAGCGCCTGTGGGAGCAGGTGCGGCAGATCCGCTGCCCGACGCTCCTCGTGCGCGGCGCGCAGAGCGCCATCCTCTCGCGCGAGGCGGCGGCGCGCTTCGTGCGGGAGCTGGCGGGGAGCACGGTGGTGGAGGTGCCGGGCGCCGGCCACTCGGTGATGGGTGACAACCCGAGCGGCTTCATCGGCGCGGTACGGCCGTTCCTGGCGCGGCACCGGCTCTGA